In Calonectris borealis chromosome 8, bCalBor7.hap1.2, whole genome shotgun sequence, a single genomic region encodes these proteins:
- the LOC142084770 gene encoding protein zyg-11 homolog B isoform X4 produces the protein MEEASPYSLLDICLNFLTANLEKFCTERQDGTLCLQEPGMFPQEVADRLLQTMAFHGLLNDGTVGIFRGNQMRLKRACIRKAKISAVAFQKAFCHHKLVELDATGVNADITITDIISGLGSNKWIQQNLQCLVLNSLTLSLEDPYERCFSQLSGLRALSITNVLFYNEDLADVASLPRLESLDISNTSVTDITALLTCKDRLKSLTMHHLKCLKMTTTQILDVIRELKYLNHLDISDDKQFTSDIALRLLEQKDILPNLVSLDISGRKHVTDKAVEAFIQQRPTMQFVGLLATDAGYSEFLTGEGNLKVSGEANETQISEALKRYSERAFFVREALFHLFSLTHVMEKTKPEILKLVVIGMRNHPLNLPVQLAASACVFNLTKQDLAAGMPVRLLADVTHLLLKAMEHFPNHQQLQKNCLLSLCSDRILQDVPFNRFEAAKLVMQWLCNHEDQNMQRMAVAIISILAAKLSTEQTAQLGAELFIVRSFPSESSIQQKVLGLLNNIAEVKELHSELMWKDFIDHISKLLHSVEVEVSYFAAGIIAHLISRGEQAWTLSRSQRTSLLEQLHSAILNWPTPECEMVAYRSFNPFFPLLGCFMTPGVQLWAVWAMQHVCSKNPARYCSMLIEEGGLQHLYNIKENVQTDPHVQRIAIAILDSLEKHIMRHGRPPPCRKQQQSKPN, from the exons GAGGAAGCTTCTCCTTATTCTTTACTTGATATCTGTTTGAATTTCCTGACTGCCAACCTGGAGAAGTTTTGCACAGAAAGGCAAGATGGAACGCTATGCTTGCAGGAGCCAGGAATGTTTCCTCAAGAAGTGGCTGATCGATTGCTGCAGACAATGGCATTTCATG GGCTTCTGAATGATGGAACTGTGGGCATCTTCCGAGGCAACCAGATGCGTTTGAAACGAGCTTGTATCCGGAAAGCAAAAATCTCTGCTGTGGCTTTCCAGAAAGCATTCTGCCATCACAAGCTGGTAGAACTTGATGCTACTGGGGTGAATGCTGATATAACAATCACAGACATTATAAGTGGACTTGGCAGCAATAAATGGATCCAACAAAATCTGCAATGCCTTGTGCTGAACTCACTAACTCTTTCTTTGGAAGACCCATACGAGAGATGCTTCAGTCAGTTGTCTGGGCTTCGTGCATTGAGTATTACCAATGTTCTGTTCTATAATGAGGACTTGGCAGATGTTGCTTCACTTCCTAGATTAGAAAGTCTGGATATATCTAACACCTCTGTCACTGACATAACAGCACTCCTCACCTGCAAAGACCGACTCAAGTCTTTGACCATGCACCACCTGAAATGCTTGAAAATGACCACAACCCAGATTCTGGATGTTATAAGAGAACTAAAGTACCTGAATCACCTTGATATTTCAGACGACAAACAGTTCACATCAGACATAGCACTTCGTTTACTGGAACAGAAAGATATCTTGCCTAATCTTGTGTCTTTGGacatttctggaagaaaacatgTTACGGATAAAGCTGTAGAAGCATTTATTCAGCAACGGCCCACAATGCAGTTTGTAGGACTGCTAGCTACTGACGCTGGCTACTCGGAATTCCTAACAGGAGAAGGAAACCTAAAG GTGTCAGGAGAAGCAAATGAAACTCAGATTTCTGAAGCACTGAAGCGTTACAGTGAACGGGCCTTTTTTGTGAGAGAAGCACTCTTTCATTTATTCAGCCTGACGCATGTAATGGAGAAAACAAAGCCTGAAATTTTAAAG CTTGTGGTTATTGGAATGAGAAATCACCCCCTGAACTTGCCCGTGCAGTTAGCAGCAAGCGCGTGTGTCTTTAACCTAACCAAGCAAGATTTAGCAGCAGGCATGCCTGTGCGGCTTCTGGCCGATGTCACTCACTTGCTCTTGAAGGCCATGGAACACTTCCCAAATCATCAACAG CTGCAAAAGAATTGCCTTCTTTCACTATGCAGCGACAGAATCCTTCAGGATGTTCCATTTAACAG GTTTGAAGCAGCCAAACTTGTTATGCAGTGGCTGTGTAATCACGAAGATCAAAACATGCAAAGGATGGCTGTAGCCATAATTTCCATTCTTGCTGCAAAG cTTTCAACAGAGCAAACAGCTCAACTTGGCGCAGAGCTCTTCATTGTTAGG tCTTTTCCATCTGAATCATCCATTCAACAGAAAGTTCTTGGACTGCTG AATAACATAGCTGAAGTTAAAGAACTCCATTCTGAATTAATGTGGAAGGACTTTATAGACCACATCAGTAAATTATTGCACAGTGTGGAGGTGGAAGTTAGCTACTTTGCAGCAGGGATTATTGCTCATTTGATATCTCGAGGAGAGCAAGCCTGGACATTAAGTCGCAGCCAGAGGACATCTCTCCTGGAACAGCTG CATTCTGCCATTTTGAATTGGCCAACCCCAGAATGTGAGATGGTGGCTTACAG GTCTTTCAATCCATTTTTTCCGCTACTTGGCTGTTTCATGACACCTGGTGTCCAGTTATGGGCAGTGTGGGCCATGCAGCACGTCTGCAGCAAAAATC CTGCCAGGTACTGCAGCATGTTAATTGAAGAAGGTGGTTTACAGCACTTATACAACATCAAGGAAAATGTCCAGACTGATCCACATGTCCAAAGGATTGCTATTGCCATCCTGGATAGTTTGGAAAAACACATTATGCGTCATGGGAGACCACCTCCAtgtagaaaacaacaacaaagtaaaCCAAACTGA
- the ECHDC2 gene encoding enoyl-CoA hydratase domain-containing protein 2, mitochondrial isoform X3, with protein sequence MDDAEVGHFVKRLRNLMDEIAALPVPTIAAIDGHALGGGLELALACDLRVAASSAKMGLIETTRGLLPGAGGTQRLPRCVGIGLAKELIFTGRQIDGQQAFSMGLVNHAVPQNNEGDAAYQRALTLAKEILPQAPFAVKMGKLAINRGMEVDIASGMAIEGMCYAQNIPTRDRQEGMAAFREKRPPQFIGK encoded by the exons ATGGATGATGCAGAAGTTGGACACTTTGTTAAAAGGCTGAGAAATCTCATGGACGAAATAG CTGCCCTGCCTGTACCCACAATTGCTGCAATAGATGGCCACGCATTGGGTGGTGGACTAGAACTGGCGTTGGCTTGTGACCTTCGAGTAGCAG CTTCATCAGCTAAAATGGGCCTTATTGAGACCACAAGAGGGCTTCTTCCAGGAGCAG GTGGAACCCAGCGCCTGCCTAGATGTGTTGGAATAGGTCTTGCAAAGGAACTCATTTTCACTGGTAGACAGATTGATGGACAACAAGCCTTCTCAATGGGATTAGTAAATCACGCAGTGCCACAAAACAATGAGGGAGATGCAGCTTACCAGAGAGCATTAACTTTGGCTAAAGAAATCCTTCCTCAG gctCCATTTGCTGTGAAAATGGGAAAACTGGCAATAAACAGAGGAATggag GTTGACATTGCGTCAGGGATGGCCATTGAGGGGATGTGTTATGCCCAG aatATTCCAACAAGAGACCGTCAGGAAGGGATGGCTGCTTTCAGGGAGAAACGACCACCTCAGTTTATCGGCAAATAA
- the ECHDC2 gene encoding enoyl-CoA hydratase domain-containing protein 2, mitochondrial isoform X2: MNRPHARNSLGKVFVNELFSALEQLRFDEKVRVVVFRSEVKGVFCAGADLKERAKMDDAEVGHFVKRLRNLMDEIAALPVPTIAAIDGHALGGGLELALACDLRVAASSAKMGLIETTRGLLPGAGGTQRLPRCVGIGLAKELIFTGRQIDGQQAFSMGLVNHAVPQNNEGDAAYQRALTLAKEILPQAPFAVKMGKLAINRGMEVDIASGMAIEGMCYAQNIPTRDRQEGMAAFREKRPPQFIGK; encoded by the exons ATGAACCGACCCCACGCGAGAAATTCATTGGGAAAAGTATTTGTAAATGAA CTGTTCAGCGCTCTGGAACAACTCCGCTTTGATGAGAAGGTTCGGGTGGTGGTGTTCAGGAGTGAGGTGAAGGGTGTATTTTGTGCTG GTGCAGACTTAAAGGAACGTGCAAAAATGGATGATGCAGAAGTTGGACACTTTGTTAAAAGGCTGAGAAATCTCATGGACGAAATAG CTGCCCTGCCTGTACCCACAATTGCTGCAATAGATGGCCACGCATTGGGTGGTGGACTAGAACTGGCGTTGGCTTGTGACCTTCGAGTAGCAG CTTCATCAGCTAAAATGGGCCTTATTGAGACCACAAGAGGGCTTCTTCCAGGAGCAG GTGGAACCCAGCGCCTGCCTAGATGTGTTGGAATAGGTCTTGCAAAGGAACTCATTTTCACTGGTAGACAGATTGATGGACAACAAGCCTTCTCAATGGGATTAGTAAATCACGCAGTGCCACAAAACAATGAGGGAGATGCAGCTTACCAGAGAGCATTAACTTTGGCTAAAGAAATCCTTCCTCAG gctCCATTTGCTGTGAAAATGGGAAAACTGGCAATAAACAGAGGAATggag GTTGACATTGCGTCAGGGATGGCCATTGAGGGGATGTGTTATGCCCAG aatATTCCAACAAGAGACCGTCAGGAAGGGATGGCTGCTTTCAGGGAGAAACGACCACCTCAGTTTATCGGCAAATAA
- the LOC142084770 gene encoding protein zyg-11 homolog B isoform X1: protein MEEASPYSLLDICLNFLTANLEKFCTERQDGTLCLQEPGMFPQEVADRLLQTMAFHGLLNDGTVGIFRGNQMRLKRACIRKAKISAVAFQKAFCHHKLVELDATGVNADITITDIISGLGSNKWIQQNLQCLVLNSLTLSLEDPYERCFSQLSGLRALSITNVLFYNEDLADVASLPRLESLDISNTSVTDITALLTCKDRLKSLTMHHLKCLKMTTTQILDVIRELKYLNHLDISDDKQFTSDIALRLLEQKDILPNLVSLDISGRKHVTDKAVEAFIQQRPTMQFVGLLATDAGYSEFLTGEGNLKVSGEANETQISEALKRYSERAFFVREALFHLFSLTHVMEKTKPEILKLVVIGMRNHPLNLPVQLAASACVFNLTKQDLAAGMPVRLLADVTHLLLKAMEHFPNHQQLQKNCLLSLCSDRILQDVPFNRFEAAKLVMQWLCNHEDQNMQRMAVAIISILAAKLSTEQTAQLGAELFIVRQLLQIVKQKTNQNLVDTTLKFTLSALWNLTDESPTTCRHFIENQGLELFMRVLESFPSESSIQQKVLGLLNNIAEVKELHSELMWKDFIDHISKLLHSVEVEVSYFAAGIIAHLISRGEQAWTLSRSQRTSLLEQLHSAILNWPTPECEMVAYRSFNPFFPLLGCFMTPGVQLWAVWAMQHVCSKNPARYCSMLIEEGGLQHLYNIKENVQTDPHVQRIAIAILDSLEKHIMRHGRPPPCRKQQQSKPN from the exons GAGGAAGCTTCTCCTTATTCTTTACTTGATATCTGTTTGAATTTCCTGACTGCCAACCTGGAGAAGTTTTGCACAGAAAGGCAAGATGGAACGCTATGCTTGCAGGAGCCAGGAATGTTTCCTCAAGAAGTGGCTGATCGATTGCTGCAGACAATGGCATTTCATG GGCTTCTGAATGATGGAACTGTGGGCATCTTCCGAGGCAACCAGATGCGTTTGAAACGAGCTTGTATCCGGAAAGCAAAAATCTCTGCTGTGGCTTTCCAGAAAGCATTCTGCCATCACAAGCTGGTAGAACTTGATGCTACTGGGGTGAATGCTGATATAACAATCACAGACATTATAAGTGGACTTGGCAGCAATAAATGGATCCAACAAAATCTGCAATGCCTTGTGCTGAACTCACTAACTCTTTCTTTGGAAGACCCATACGAGAGATGCTTCAGTCAGTTGTCTGGGCTTCGTGCATTGAGTATTACCAATGTTCTGTTCTATAATGAGGACTTGGCAGATGTTGCTTCACTTCCTAGATTAGAAAGTCTGGATATATCTAACACCTCTGTCACTGACATAACAGCACTCCTCACCTGCAAAGACCGACTCAAGTCTTTGACCATGCACCACCTGAAATGCTTGAAAATGACCACAACCCAGATTCTGGATGTTATAAGAGAACTAAAGTACCTGAATCACCTTGATATTTCAGACGACAAACAGTTCACATCAGACATAGCACTTCGTTTACTGGAACAGAAAGATATCTTGCCTAATCTTGTGTCTTTGGacatttctggaagaaaacatgTTACGGATAAAGCTGTAGAAGCATTTATTCAGCAACGGCCCACAATGCAGTTTGTAGGACTGCTAGCTACTGACGCTGGCTACTCGGAATTCCTAACAGGAGAAGGAAACCTAAAG GTGTCAGGAGAAGCAAATGAAACTCAGATTTCTGAAGCACTGAAGCGTTACAGTGAACGGGCCTTTTTTGTGAGAGAAGCACTCTTTCATTTATTCAGCCTGACGCATGTAATGGAGAAAACAAAGCCTGAAATTTTAAAG CTTGTGGTTATTGGAATGAGAAATCACCCCCTGAACTTGCCCGTGCAGTTAGCAGCAAGCGCGTGTGTCTTTAACCTAACCAAGCAAGATTTAGCAGCAGGCATGCCTGTGCGGCTTCTGGCCGATGTCACTCACTTGCTCTTGAAGGCCATGGAACACTTCCCAAATCATCAACAG CTGCAAAAGAATTGCCTTCTTTCACTATGCAGCGACAGAATCCTTCAGGATGTTCCATTTAACAG GTTTGAAGCAGCCAAACTTGTTATGCAGTGGCTGTGTAATCACGAAGATCAAAACATGCAAAGGATGGCTGTAGCCATAATTTCCATTCTTGCTGCAAAG cTTTCAACAGAGCAAACAGCTCAACTTGGCGCAGAGCTCTTCATTGTTAGG caactTCTACAAATagttaaacagaaaacaaatcagaatCTTGTAGATACTACCCTCAAGTTCACATTGAGTGCACTTTGGAACCTCACTGATGAATCTCCAACAACATGTCGGCACTTCATTGAGAATCAAGGGCTAGAACTTTTCATGAGAGTCTTAGAG tCTTTTCCATCTGAATCATCCATTCAACAGAAAGTTCTTGGACTGCTG AATAACATAGCTGAAGTTAAAGAACTCCATTCTGAATTAATGTGGAAGGACTTTATAGACCACATCAGTAAATTATTGCACAGTGTGGAGGTGGAAGTTAGCTACTTTGCAGCAGGGATTATTGCTCATTTGATATCTCGAGGAGAGCAAGCCTGGACATTAAGTCGCAGCCAGAGGACATCTCTCCTGGAACAGCTG CATTCTGCCATTTTGAATTGGCCAACCCCAGAATGTGAGATGGTGGCTTACAG GTCTTTCAATCCATTTTTTCCGCTACTTGGCTGTTTCATGACACCTGGTGTCCAGTTATGGGCAGTGTGGGCCATGCAGCACGTCTGCAGCAAAAATC CTGCCAGGTACTGCAGCATGTTAATTGAAGAAGGTGGTTTACAGCACTTATACAACATCAAGGAAAATGTCCAGACTGATCCACATGTCCAAAGGATTGCTATTGCCATCCTGGATAGTTTGGAAAAACACATTATGCGTCATGGGAGACCACCTCCAtgtagaaaacaacaacaaagtaaaCCAAACTGA
- the LOC142084770 gene encoding protein zyg-11 homolog B isoform X3 — MEEASPYSLLDICLNFLTANLEKFCTERQDGTLCLQEPGMFPQEVADRLLQTMAFHGLLNDGTVGIFRGNQMRLKRACIRKAKISAVAFQKAFCHHKLVELDATGVNADITITDIISGLGSNKWIQQNLQCLVLNSLTLSLEDPYERCFSQLSGLRALSITNVLFYNEDLADVASLPRLESLDISNTSVTDITALLTCKDRLKSLTMHHLKCLKMTTTQILDVIRELKYLNHLDISDDKQFTSDIALRLLEQKDILPNLVSLDISGRKHVTDKAVEAFIQQRPTMQFVGLLATDAGYSEFLTGEGNLKVSGEANETQISEALKRYSERAFFVREALFHLFSLTHVMEKTKPEILKLVVIGMRNHPLNLPVQLAASACVFNLTKQDLAAGMPVRLLADVTHLLLKAMEHFPNHQQLQKNCLLSLCSDRILQDVPFNRFEAAKLVMQWLCNHEDQNMQRMAVAIISILAAKLSTEQTAQLGAELFIVRQLLQIVKQKTNQNLVDTTLKFTLSALWNLTDESPTTCRHFIENQGLELFMRVLENNIAEVKELHSELMWKDFIDHISKLLHSVEVEVSYFAAGIIAHLISRGEQAWTLSRSQRTSLLEQLHSAILNWPTPECEMVAYRSFNPFFPLLGCFMTPGVQLWAVWAMQHVCSKNPARYCSMLIEEGGLQHLYNIKENVQTDPHVQRIAIAILDSLEKHIMRHGRPPPCRKQQQSKPN; from the exons GAGGAAGCTTCTCCTTATTCTTTACTTGATATCTGTTTGAATTTCCTGACTGCCAACCTGGAGAAGTTTTGCACAGAAAGGCAAGATGGAACGCTATGCTTGCAGGAGCCAGGAATGTTTCCTCAAGAAGTGGCTGATCGATTGCTGCAGACAATGGCATTTCATG GGCTTCTGAATGATGGAACTGTGGGCATCTTCCGAGGCAACCAGATGCGTTTGAAACGAGCTTGTATCCGGAAAGCAAAAATCTCTGCTGTGGCTTTCCAGAAAGCATTCTGCCATCACAAGCTGGTAGAACTTGATGCTACTGGGGTGAATGCTGATATAACAATCACAGACATTATAAGTGGACTTGGCAGCAATAAATGGATCCAACAAAATCTGCAATGCCTTGTGCTGAACTCACTAACTCTTTCTTTGGAAGACCCATACGAGAGATGCTTCAGTCAGTTGTCTGGGCTTCGTGCATTGAGTATTACCAATGTTCTGTTCTATAATGAGGACTTGGCAGATGTTGCTTCACTTCCTAGATTAGAAAGTCTGGATATATCTAACACCTCTGTCACTGACATAACAGCACTCCTCACCTGCAAAGACCGACTCAAGTCTTTGACCATGCACCACCTGAAATGCTTGAAAATGACCACAACCCAGATTCTGGATGTTATAAGAGAACTAAAGTACCTGAATCACCTTGATATTTCAGACGACAAACAGTTCACATCAGACATAGCACTTCGTTTACTGGAACAGAAAGATATCTTGCCTAATCTTGTGTCTTTGGacatttctggaagaaaacatgTTACGGATAAAGCTGTAGAAGCATTTATTCAGCAACGGCCCACAATGCAGTTTGTAGGACTGCTAGCTACTGACGCTGGCTACTCGGAATTCCTAACAGGAGAAGGAAACCTAAAG GTGTCAGGAGAAGCAAATGAAACTCAGATTTCTGAAGCACTGAAGCGTTACAGTGAACGGGCCTTTTTTGTGAGAGAAGCACTCTTTCATTTATTCAGCCTGACGCATGTAATGGAGAAAACAAAGCCTGAAATTTTAAAG CTTGTGGTTATTGGAATGAGAAATCACCCCCTGAACTTGCCCGTGCAGTTAGCAGCAAGCGCGTGTGTCTTTAACCTAACCAAGCAAGATTTAGCAGCAGGCATGCCTGTGCGGCTTCTGGCCGATGTCACTCACTTGCTCTTGAAGGCCATGGAACACTTCCCAAATCATCAACAG CTGCAAAAGAATTGCCTTCTTTCACTATGCAGCGACAGAATCCTTCAGGATGTTCCATTTAACAG GTTTGAAGCAGCCAAACTTGTTATGCAGTGGCTGTGTAATCACGAAGATCAAAACATGCAAAGGATGGCTGTAGCCATAATTTCCATTCTTGCTGCAAAG cTTTCAACAGAGCAAACAGCTCAACTTGGCGCAGAGCTCTTCATTGTTAGG caactTCTACAAATagttaaacagaaaacaaatcagaatCTTGTAGATACTACCCTCAAGTTCACATTGAGTGCACTTTGGAACCTCACTGATGAATCTCCAACAACATGTCGGCACTTCATTGAGAATCAAGGGCTAGAACTTTTCATGAGAGTCTTAGAG AATAACATAGCTGAAGTTAAAGAACTCCATTCTGAATTAATGTGGAAGGACTTTATAGACCACATCAGTAAATTATTGCACAGTGTGGAGGTGGAAGTTAGCTACTTTGCAGCAGGGATTATTGCTCATTTGATATCTCGAGGAGAGCAAGCCTGGACATTAAGTCGCAGCCAGAGGACATCTCTCCTGGAACAGCTG CATTCTGCCATTTTGAATTGGCCAACCCCAGAATGTGAGATGGTGGCTTACAG GTCTTTCAATCCATTTTTTCCGCTACTTGGCTGTTTCATGACACCTGGTGTCCAGTTATGGGCAGTGTGGGCCATGCAGCACGTCTGCAGCAAAAATC CTGCCAGGTACTGCAGCATGTTAATTGAAGAAGGTGGTTTACAGCACTTATACAACATCAAGGAAAATGTCCAGACTGATCCACATGTCCAAAGGATTGCTATTGCCATCCTGGATAGTTTGGAAAAACACATTATGCGTCATGGGAGACCACCTCCAtgtagaaaacaacaacaaagtaaaCCAAACTGA